Within Halobacterium jilantaiense, the genomic segment GCGTCCCCGACGCCGCGATGGCGGTGAGCACGCTGCCCGGCCACCGCCTCGTGCTCGGCGGTCGCGGGAGGGAGGCACTCCGCGTGTCCGCACTCGGTAGCGCTGCGGCCGTCGCCGTCGCGTTCGTCCTCGGTGCGCCGGTCACGTGGCTCGCCGTCCGAGCCGCGCCAGCGGTGTACGACCACCTTCCGCTCGTCGTGGCCGTCCTCCTGGGGACGCTCGTCCTCCGCGAGGACTCGTGGCGCGCCCGAGCGGGCGCAGTCCTCGCGGTGGTCGCGAGCGGCCTCCTCGGCGTCGTCGCGCTCCCGATGCAGCCAGACGGCGTCGTCCCGACAGGCGACGTGCTGTCGCCGCTGTTCGCGGGGCTGTTCGGCGCACCAGTGTTGCTGGCGGCGTTCCGCGGTGCCGGCGTGCCCGCGCAGGCAGACTCGGCGGTCGCAGTCCCGCCCGGAGCCGTCGTCCGGCCCGGTGTCGCCGGCAGTCTGGCTGGCGCGGCTGTCGCCTACGTTCCGGGCGTCTCGGGCGCTATCGCCGCGATATTCGCGCTCGATTTCACTAGTGCAGAGGGAGACCGGGCGTTTGTCGCGGCGCTCTCCGGCGTGAACACGGCGAACACCATCTTCGCGCTGTTCGCGCTGTTCGCACTCGGCTCGCCGCGGACGGGCGTACTCGTGGCGTTCGAGCGGGCGAGCCTCCCGCGGACGCTGCCGCTGCTACTCGCGAGTGTCGCGCTCGCGGCCGTCGTCGCCGCCGTGCTGGTGCCGGTGCTCGGCGACCGCTACTTCCGGCTCGTGCGAGCGGTCGACCACCGCTGGCTGACGGCCGCGGTCTGCGTGCTACTGGTCGCGCTGGCGTGGCTGCTCGCTGGCCTCACCGGCGTCGTGTTGCTCGGCGCGGCGACCGTCGTCGGACTGATTCCGCCCGCCGTCGGCGCGCGCCGCGTCCACCTGATGGCCGTCCTCCTGGTTCCGGTCGCGCTTCAGGCGGGCTGAGCTCGGTCGAGGTGCGACCAGTCCCGCGGGCTGAACGCAGACCGGTCGAGTGCGTGTGGAGGGTCGTGTTAGAATCCGCCGGTAGGGGGAGGTTACCGCGACTTCACGGTGTCGACGGGGTCAGACCATCGTTTCGAGGTCGAGGATGTCGTCCGCGTCGGCGACCATGAACGCGTCGTCGCGGAGCATGTCCTCGTCCGCGGGGAGGACGAGCACCTGGTCTCGCTGGCCCGGGTCGTGGTGGATGACGTCGAGGTCGACCATCTCGTAGCCGAGGTCGTCGTGGACGTCGGGGTTCTGACCGACGTCCCACCAGTTGGTCTCCTCGCCGTCCTCCGTGGATGTGGCTGGGGACACTGTCAGTCGTTGCGCGCCATGTACACCGCGGCGTCGCCGTCGACGGTGAGGTCGGTCACGTCGCCACTGTGCTGGAACACGTCGACGCCGTCGCCGACGAGGCCGACGACTTTCCCGCCCTCTGCGACGTCCTCGATGGCACACCACGTGAGGCCGTCGTCGCTGGACGTGCTGTTCTCGGCGTCCCGGTTGACGTCCCCGGTGACGGTGAACGTGTACGTGGTCACGTCGGTCGCGGACTGGCCGTCGATGACGATGGACTTCGGCAGCGAGGTGCTGTCGTCCTCGCCCGTACTCGTGTCCGTCGAGCCGTCGGGCGTGCCCGAGCCGTTGTAGTCGAACGTTCCGTCGGTGAGGTTCTCGAAGGTGGTCGTCTTCCCGTCGACGGAGACGGTGTACCCGTAGCCGTCGTCGACCACGTAGTCCGTGACCTCGCCGTCGAACTCGAAGGAGTCGAACTCGTCTGGCTTGAGGTTGTTGACCTTGATCGTGGTCGTGCCGTCGGCGTTCGTGTAGACCCTGTCGGAGTCCGGTTCCGCGTCCTCGCCGTAGTCGGCGCTCCCGGAGACGGTGACCAGCATGTCGAGGTCGCCGGGCGCGGCGTCGTCGGAAAGCGGATTCTCGGGGTCGGCGTGCACGACGAGCGTGTGGTCGTAGCTGTCCGACTCGCTCGTGCCACCCGAGCCGGTGGCGTCGCTACTAAACGGGCCGACGTCCGGGCCGATGCCGTCGATTTCGTCGGCCGCGTCGTAGCCCGTGATTTCGGACGGTAGGGGGACCGTAACTGACTCCTCAGTGAACCCGTTGCCGTCGAAGCTCGGCTGGACCTCGCGGTTGCCGGAGCCCGCGATGGTGCAGTCCTCGATGGTGACGTCCATCTCGCCGCCGGACTTGTCCCGGACGATGCGGCCGCCGCTGTCGTTGTAGAAGTGCGTGTTCCGGATTTCGACGGTGGAGCCGGGAGCCTCGTCGTGGAGCTCGACGAGGTCCGCGGTGCCGTCGACGTCGAGGAAGACGACGTAGCAGTTCTCGATGACGAGGTGCGCGGGGTGGCGGAGACGAATGCCTCGCGCGTGCGACCCGGCTTCGTCGTCGTGGCGCGGGGTCTCCGTGACCGCGACCAGACAGTTCCGGATGTAGGTGGTCTTCTCGCGGGGGTTCGAGGTGCCCTTCCGCTCCCAGTGGCCGACACGGATGTTCGCGATGTTGTTGTTCACCGCGGCGACGTTCTCCATCGTCACGGGTGCTTTGTCGATGTACGCGCCGTTGTTCGCCATCCAGCCGAACGCCGAGTTGTGCACTTCGGTTCGGGAGCCGCCGTCCGGGTGGTAGAGTGCGCGGTCCTCGCTCTGGCCGCCGCCCTCGGGCCAGACGAAGCCGTCGATGACGCCGCCGGGTGCCAGATCGATGCCCGCCTTCGGGGCGGGGTTGTCGCCGCGGACGACCACGTTCTCGAGGCGGCCGGAGACGGTTCCGTCCATCGTGTCCGAGTTCAGGTTCCAGACGACGTCGCCCGCCTCGCCGCCGCCGGCGAGCGTGTCGCCGCTGCCGACGGAGAGGCCGTCGCCGTCCCAGTCGTACTCGCCGGCGGGAATCGTCTGGGTGCCGTCCGGGGGGAGGTAGCCGTCGAGTGACTCCTGGGCCGACGCGCGGCCGAAGAGAGAGGCAGAGCCACCGACGGTCGCCGCGGCGGCGAGGCCCTTCACGAAGGTGCGGCGGGTGGTAGACGCGTCCTTCTCGTCGGTAGGGTGGTCGTTACGCGATTCGTCGTCGGCGTTGGGTTCCGACATGGCGCAGTAGAGCAACGTTACCTAAAAAGGAATTCTGACGAGTTCGAGGTACAGAAACGGTACGTAGGCCCTACTTTGCGGCGGATATCGGCCGAATCGTTACAGAATAGTTACCACGTAATTACCAGCCGCTGTATCGTTGTCCGACCCGCGAGTAGGGTCCGCGGAACGCCAGTAGCCACTCCCAACTCTCGGTAGGCTGTGGTGAACGCCGTGCGTCGGGAGTCGCCGAGCCGGCCGTGTCCACGGGCGTCTGGCCTGTTGGCCCGGTAGGACCGCATTACGGACGGCTCTACTGGCGAAGCACGAGCCTACTGGCTGTGTGCGCACCCAATAACAATGCGCCGACCGGCGGACGCCTACGGTGTGACCGACCAGTCCGGCCTGCGGACGCTGCTCGTGGGGCTCGGCGGTGTCTGCGAGCGCACGCTCCGTCCGCACGTCGAGGCCGGGCGTGCGTCGACCGTCGGCGACCTGATCGCCGACGGCGCGGCCGCGTCGATGGCGTCTCAGGTGGTGCCGGAGACACACAGCGCGTGGCCGTCGCTGTACACGGGCGTGAACCCCGGCCGTCACGGCGTCTTCGGTCGGCGAGCCTTCGACGGCCGCGAGTGCTCGCGCGCGACGTTCCGGGACGTCCGCGAGCACGCGCTCTGGGAGCTGCTGGACCGCCGCGGGCGCTCCAGCGTCGTCGTGAACGTCCCCGTGACCGCGCCCCCCAGCCCGTTCGACGGTGCACTCGTGTCGGGGTGGGGCGGCCCGGACCGGCCGGCCTGCCACCCGGAGGGCGCGCTGGCGGCCCTCGACGGCATGCCCGACGACTACCGCGTGTACGTCCCCGGGGACGCCACCGGTGACGAGCGCGTGGCGTGGTCGCGTCGGCTCGCCGCCGCTCGCGCGACGGCGTTCGTCCGGCTCGTCGACCGAGTCGGCCCCGACTTCGGCTTCCTGGGGTTCCACCAGACGAAGACCGTCTTCCGGGACTGTCCCGACGACCCGAGTGCGCAGGCCGCCGTCTTCGACGCCGTCGACGACGCCGTGGCGACTGCCGTCGAGGCGACCGACCCGGATACCGTCGTGCTCGCCAGCGACCACGGGGTCGCGCCGCTGGACGGCCCGTCGTTCCGTGTCAACGATTTCCTCCACGACCGCGACCTGCTGTCGACGACGCGCGGCGGCACGGACGCGCTCCCGCCGCGGCCGGCAGCTGACTCCGGCCACGAACCGGACGGCCGGAGCCTCGGGGCGCGGCTGGCGGGGCTCGCGGCGAAGGCGGGCGCGACGAGCCAGCGCGTGGCGTCGCTCCTCGACCGCGTCGGCCTCGATGGACTCGCCGGCGGCGTCCTCCCGCGCCGAGTCGTGTGGGCGGCCACCGAGCGCGTGGACCGCGACGCGTCGGTGGCGTACGCGCGCTCCGGCGAGCGGTACGGAGTCCGCGTCAACTGCGCCGGCCGCGACCCGGACGGCGTCGTCTCGCCCGCGGAGTACCAGAGCGTGCGTTCGGACCTCGTGGACGCGCTCCGGACCGTGCGCACGCCGGACGGTGAGCGCGTGTTCTCGGCCGTCGGACCCGCGGAGCAGTTCTTCGGCGGCCCGCACGTCGAGGCGGGCCCGGACGTGGTGACGGTGCCGCGGCGCTTCGACGTCCACCTGGACGCGGCGTTGTGCGGCACCCAGTTCGGCGACCCCGAGAGAGCGTACGCGAACGTTCCCAGAGGGCTGCTCGCGCTCGCTGGCGACGGCGTCGACGAGTCGGCGTCCGTCTCCGAACCACACCTCTTCGACGTCGCGCCGACCGTGCTGGCGTCGCTGGGAGTCCCACCGAGTACTCGCATGGACGGGGACGTGCTCGCGCCAGTCGACACTCTGGAATCGACAGAGTACGCGCCGTTCACCGACGGGCCGCCCGGCGACAGCGGGCCGAGTCGGCGGCTGTCGCGGCCGGGGCAGCCCGACGGCGAGGAGCCCTGACCGGGAAAACGAGTGGGCCGGTTACTGCCAGACCTCGACGGCTCGCTGGCTCACGCGGACCTGGACTTCCTCGTACGAGAACGTGACCACCAGATCGTCGGCGTCGGCACCGTCGAACAGGCGGTCGAGCGCGTCGGCGTCGATGGTGTACTGGAGCGGCTCCAGGTCGGTCTGGTCGCAGTCCAGAGCGGTCGCGACCGCTCTGGAGACGGCTGCCGCTGCGCCGTCGAAGGTCGTTCGGTCGACGGAGGAGATCTTCGTGTCCGCGCTCGGCACGTCTTCGTCGAGGTCGTGGTCGGGACTCATCAGTAAATCGGCCAGTTGTCAGTGGTAACGCGCTCTCCGGTAAATATTCCCGGGATCCGGCGGTGTTCGTCGCTCAGTCGCTCCAGGCGTGGCGCGCGTCCACGGTCCCGTCGGCGTTCGAGGCGGCACCGTCGTCGAGCTCCGCGTTCGGCACACAGCTCATGCAGTTGTGGACGGTGTCCTGGTTGTCCCCGAACACCTTGGCGAACTGGACTGTCACGTGGCTCCCGCAGTTTCTACACTGAGGCATCGTAGAACAACGCGCCCGCCACTGGTTTGGTTATACACCCCCGAATGCGCCGCAGGACGGGGTTACGGCGTCTCACGGCCGTCCAGCGCGCCCCGGTAACGGTCGCTATGGCGCTGCTTGGCAGCCATTCGACGGGTGCTAACCACCCAATAACCAAGCCATCGAGGGCCGTTCGGAAAGACGCCCCTACCCGAGACCGCGGCGCTGCGCGCCGCTGGCAGCCGTCGAGCGGAGGTGGCGGCGACCCCAGCGCGGTCGAGTAGCGTCGGGCCGATTCTCGTAGCCGAGTTATTACAATGCCGTCTCGCAGCG encodes:
- a CDS encoding tripartite tricarboxylate transporter permease, with translation MDVLGARVLLSPAGTVAALAAVSAGIALGTCSGLVPGLHVNTLALLLAAAAPLAPGPPHLVGAALLAAGVTHSFLDVVPMLALGVPDAAMAVSTLPGHRLVLGGRGREALRVSALGSAAAVAVAFVLGAPVTWLAVRAAPAVYDHLPLVVAVLLGTLVLREDSWRARAGAVLAVVASGLLGVVALPMQPDGVVPTGDVLSPLFAGLFGAPVLLAAFRGAGVPAQADSAVAVPPGAVVRPGVAGSLAGAAVAYVPGVSGAIAAIFALDFTSAEGDRAFVAALSGVNTANTIFALFALFALGSPRTGVLVAFERASLPRTLPLLLASVALAAVVAAVLVPVLGDRYFRLVRAVDHRWLTAAVCVLLVALAWLLAGLTGVVLLGAATVVGLIPPAVGARRVHLMAVLLVPVALQAG
- a CDS encoding right-handed parallel beta-helix repeat-containing protein; this encodes MSEPNADDESRNDHPTDEKDASTTRRTFVKGLAAAATVGGSASLFGRASAQESLDGYLPPDGTQTIPAGEYDWDGDGLSVGSGDTLAGGGEAGDVVWNLNSDTMDGTVSGRLENVVVRGDNPAPKAGIDLAPGGVIDGFVWPEGGGQSEDRALYHPDGGSRTEVHNSAFGWMANNGAYIDKAPVTMENVAAVNNNIANIRVGHWERKGTSNPREKTTYIRNCLVAVTETPRHDDEAGSHARGIRLRHPAHLVIENCYVVFLDVDGTADLVELHDEAPGSTVEIRNTHFYNDSGGRIVRDKSGGEMDVTIEDCTIAGSGNREVQPSFDGNGFTEESVTVPLPSEITGYDAADEIDGIGPDVGPFSSDATGSGGTSESDSYDHTLVVHADPENPLSDDAAPGDLDMLVTVSGSADYGEDAEPDSDRVYTNADGTTTIKVNNLKPDEFDSFEFDGEVTDYVVDDGYGYTVSVDGKTTTFENLTDGTFDYNGSGTPDGSTDTSTGEDDSTSLPKSIVIDGQSATDVTTYTFTVTGDVNRDAENSTSSDDGLTWCAIEDVAEGGKVVGLVGDGVDVFQHSGDVTDLTVDGDAAVYMARND
- a CDS encoding alkaline phosphatase family protein yields the protein MRRPADAYGVTDQSGLRTLLVGLGGVCERTLRPHVEAGRASTVGDLIADGAAASMASQVVPETHSAWPSLYTGVNPGRHGVFGRRAFDGRECSRATFRDVREHALWELLDRRGRSSVVVNVPVTAPPSPFDGALVSGWGGPDRPACHPEGALAALDGMPDDYRVYVPGDATGDERVAWSRRLAAARATAFVRLVDRVGPDFGFLGFHQTKTVFRDCPDDPSAQAAVFDAVDDAVATAVEATDPDTVVLASDHGVAPLDGPSFRVNDFLHDRDLLSTTRGGTDALPPRPAADSGHEPDGRSLGARLAGLAAKAGATSQRVASLLDRVGLDGLAGGVLPRRVVWAATERVDRDASVAYARSGERYGVRVNCAGRDPDGVVSPAEYQSVRSDLVDALRTVRTPDGERVFSAVGPAEQFFGGPHVEAGPDVVTVPRRFDVHLDAALCGTQFGDPERAYANVPRGLLALAGDGVDESASVSEPHLFDVAPTVLASLGVPPSTRMDGDVLAPVDTLESTEYAPFTDGPPGDSGPSRRLSRPGQPDGEEP
- a CDS encoding HalOD1 output domain-containing protein, with protein sequence MSPDHDLDEDVPSADTKISSVDRTTFDGAAAAVSRAVATALDCDQTDLEPLQYTIDADALDRLFDGADADDLVVTFSYEEVQVRVSQRAVEVWQ
- a CDS encoding DUF7563 family protein, whose protein sequence is MPQCRNCGSHVTVQFAKVFGDNQDTVHNCMSCVPNAELDDGAASNADGTVDARHAWSD